TATTGCTTTGCCTGGCAAGGTTTGCTTGGGGCCCAAAGGCACGAAGGCCTTGCATTCAGGGCCAGGAAGAGGATACTTTGTGGGAGATTGGGGTCCTGCTCTTGGTTGATTCcttccagagaagccattgaaatccacaagcatgtggacaatttcaacagaaaggaagagaccatgaaaatgaacaaaatctggctaccagtattaaaaaactctaaaatcataacagctaaacaacagagaggaaaaaaccaggcacagattaacacctcccagcaacagattttcccaggcgcagacaggccttcaaatgctaatgaaggtgatcagctaaacattcacacctaactgcagcagggaagagctccttgccccaccccagccattccacagatatataaacccatttttcctacttccgacagacctcacaacctctgaggatgcttgccatagatgcaggcgaaacgtcaggagaaatgcctctagaacatggctctatagcccgaaaaaacccacaagaaccttctgTATGGAGTGTTCCCCAGGGATTTTGAATACCTCCATTCTGCTTGATGATGCCTATCCTGGTGGCATTAGAGGCCTAACCATGTCCTGTTTGTCTTCCCCAACAGCCAGCCAAGCAGCAGCCAATGCTCGGGGACAGGCAGGGCCCCGATCCTCCTCTGCCACAGCCTCCAGCCTCTCCGGGATCAGCCTCCAAGAGGCCCAGCAAATCCTCAACATCTCCAGGCTTAGCCCAGAGGAGATCCAGAAGGTGAGGGGGGCCCATttggggagggagaagggcattggtttccttcAGATGGAAGTCCCCCTTGAGCTACTCCTGCAACCCAGACCTATGTGCCTTTCTCAACTTTCTTTGCACACTTTTCCCAGTGGAACGGAAAGGATCAAAGGGAGTCTAGAGTCCAGTTTGAGGGAAGTCctagtcccactctcttctgcattggtcagacctTCTCCGTGtccaattcaagagggatattgacaagatggaagggGTCCAGGGGAAGAGGGTGACTAATAGGATCAGAAGTCTGGAGATCATGAATCCCCTAAAgacctgggtctgtttagcctccaCAAGAGAAGCAGACATGAtgataatgtttaaatgtttgaaaggactccacaaggaagaggaaggagacttgttttcttctgccctggagaataggactcaATGGGTCCAAATTACCTCCCACCggaccattaggaagaactttctgagctgttcaacagaggaATTATCTGtgttggagtctggtggaagctcctttgggggattttaaacagaggttggatggctatctgtcagggggctttgattgtgcttctgcatAGAAgaaggttggagtggatggcccttgggggactcttccaactctgtgattctaggatCCTCTGCTGAAGTCTTTTGGCACATGATTCATAGCGTACCCCCCCAAAGGTCTTCACATGCCTCTCCATGGCTTCGCACCATAAGGCATTGCACAGCTACAAGGCGGTCCATGCAAGTTAGTTACATCCTCACCACTCTTGcagaatcatgggagctatagtttgcagGAGGAACTTAGGATTCTGTGCCTCACCGATCTCAGGACTCTTGGTTGGGAAGAACCGGGTCTGTTGAGAAGAGGCCTCTTTTGCTGTGTTCAgggacacccccctccccccaaagcctCCATCCTACCTCATTCAGGGATTTCCCTTTTGGATATCAGTCTGTTGCTGGGAACCAACCCGTTGCTTTCTCCTTGGCAGAACTACGAACACTTGTTCAAGGTGAACGACAAGTCGGTGGGTGGTTCCTTCTACCTGCAATCCAAGGTGAGTGGGGACCTTATTTTGCCCACGATCTCTGGGCCTGGCTCTGCCCTTCCCTTTGCTCCCCCTCCTGCAAACCCCAGGAGCCCTTTGCCAGCATTTGGCAAGCCATCCTGAGAACTGCAGTAAGATGACAATAATGatattacccacctctctttgCAACTGGTTTAGATGCCAAGAGTCttcatttaaccccccccccccccccccaaactggttGGCAGGTGTTTCCTGCAAACGGGAGCAGAGTCAGTCTTGTTCTGCTGTGTGTCCTGTGCCCAATTCTGCCTCCCTGGTGGTGGTACAGCCAGCCCTTGGCGCAAAGGATGGTCCCGCAGCCCCCCTGCCCTGTATGACTATCCTTCCATCCCACCTCTGTCTCCTTCTGCAGGTGGTGAGGGCCAAGGAGCGCCTGGACGAAGAGCTCCGGATCCAGTCTCAAGGAGAACAGGAACCGCAGCACAAGGCTGAAACGTAGCGCCTAACCccactcccctcccttcccttcccaatcaTTAAGTTATAGCTAGCTAGTAAATTGCTCTTGTATAGCCTTGGTCTGCAAGCGTCACTTTGTGTCTGACAGGGGTCCAGACAACCTTCCAATTTGGGCAACTTGTGCAATTTGCACCCTGGCCTCGATACACAACCCTTGCACTGGAGCCCTTCATTCTGGAGGTCGAGGTGAATGGGTTCCCCCTTAAGGCACTGAAAACGAGGCGCATTGGAGTGTTTGGGTTCGCTTTTATTGTTTCTGTCGTAACCGGCCCTCCTTCCTTCGGGGCAGAAGAGGGGACCGGGCGGTCATCGGTTGTAGCTCATGGCTTCCTGCCTTAAAACTATGCTatcaacatgggggggggggggagggggggaccaACATAGAACTACAATCGAAAGGCACTTAGAAACTGTTAAAATACTGGCGGCCCAAACAGACAGGAAGAGAACAGCAGGAGGCAGGAGCACACAGCACCGGCTCAAAGGCCTGGTCGATCGGCAGAAGAtgccgggagggagggagggagggagaaagaagggcagTGCTGCTCTCAAGCCCCAAAGCGAAGGAGCACGCTTCCGCCTGCACCTGGGAGGCCAGCTCCCCTCGGGGTGGCGCAGGGGGGAATGGTCAACAGGAGGCTGCAGGAAGCCCAGAGGAGGGGTCCCTCTGAGAAAAGTAGGTGTGGACAGGCACACAGGGACCCCCCCTTGTGAAGGGAGAGGGAGCTCCTTGGAAACAGACTGGaatggaggggaagaggagggcaCAACGGGGGCACCGTGGCTGCCAAGTCTGTCTCCAGTGTCCCTGGAGTGGCTCTGCCTCTATGCAgttaaagaaggggaaagaagggttCCTCCTGGCCCTGATGGTTTGGCTGTCCGTCGGAGAGTCTTGCGGGATTCTGGGATGGGTCTGGCGGGGAGGGAAAGGCAAGTGGCCCAAGGACAGAGGGAGGAGGCTGTCCACAAGGGAGACACTCCCCCCCAGGGCCCGCCCCACAGTCCTGTTTGACCTCCTTAATGTGAGGCCCTACGGCTCATAGAGGGGAAGTGAATAAGTCAGTCCCTCCGCGTCAAAGGGGGGGATGCAAATTGGTGAGCAGCACATGATGCCTTGTCATGGGAGGGGGAGCTTTGTACAGAAGGGGACCCACTCACCCAGCAGCCATTCCAGACCcagcactccctccctccctctgcacaGAATCTCCTCTCTCCCCCATGAGAAAATCCTGGGCCATTGGGACTTTACAAAGGGCAAGGAAAGGGCTGCCCCTGCCTTTCTGTTGCAGGGAGGACATCAGAGGAGTCCAGAAAGGGCCGAAGAGGAGGGCACAACGGGGGCTGTGTCTGTCTCCAGCGTCCGTGGAGTGGCTCTACCTTTATGCAgttaaggaaaggaaaagaagggatccTCCTGGCCCTGAAGGTTTGGCGACAACCTGGGATGGGCCTGGCAGAGAGGGAAAGGCAAGTGTCCCCAACAAGGGCCAAAGCTGAAAGGTCAGCCTGTCCAAGCAGCACAACaggaatgggggtggggggggggttgtcacaGCCGCTGCCCATGGAAATGGCGCTTATTGCTTCGCTCAGGAGAGACTCCTCCTCCGTCGTAAGAGAGAGCAAATGAGGGCAAAGGGGGCCAAGTTGGCTCCGTCAGGAGATACAAGGGGGAGCTATATGAGGGGCAGAGGCCTGCCCCCCTCTGATAAGATACTGTTTGTTCTGCCACAAAAGAGGGCAGCCGTTTCAGGGAGGCACCAGACCCACCTTGGAGGTTGCGCTGGGGTCTTGGACCATTTCGTGCATTTGCCTTGACCAAGAAGAGAAGTCTCAGAAGCAAACCCCCCTGGGGACTGGAAGCTTCAGGGCACAGGGCTGTTCCAGTGCCTTGGCGTCTGGACAGGAAATGGGAGACGGTGATGGGGAGCTTGCTCTGCAACCGGCTCCCAGTGGTCAGTCCTCCTCACCTtcgtccttctcctcctctcagtTCACCGCCTGCTTGAGCAACACCGACCCAGTGGGGATGACCACCCATCCAGGGGGTAAGGCTTCGCCCCCGCTGTTGCCGTTCCTGTTCCCCCCGGAGTTGACCCCTGTGGAGAGGTCCAAGGCACCCCCAGGCAGCAAGGGAAGCCCCTCCTCGGGCATAGGGGACCCGGCCCGCAGCCTGGCCAAGTCAGTCCGCTCCAAGAGCCCTTTGCAGCTGCCCCTGACAATGCCGCCACTGCCACCGCCTTTGAGGAGACGGGCTCCGTTCCCGTGGGAGCACCTCTCGGCCTTGGCAATGGAGGCTCCAGCCAGCAGGGAGACCAGGGGCAGCCCCAGCCCGCCAGACGCAAAGGGGGCAGAGAGGAGGGGGCTCTTGGCCAGGTTCAGGGGTGCCAGGACGGGACTGGGGAGGCCAGCAATGCCCGCGGTCGAACCCAGTCCGGCGCAGGCCAAGGCGCTGAGGTCCAGGGGGCCACCCGGGGGCCCAAGGGGCAGGCCACTCAAGCCGGGACCCCCAAAGAGGCCGGGGAGAAGGAGCTGGGCGCTAGCAAAAGGCCCATCCCCCGCCAGGGAGCCCCCCTTAGAGGCAGCGGAGGTGGCGATGATGGCAGAGGGGCCTCCTTGCGCCTGAAGcatctcctgctgctgctcctgggagATGTGGTGCCCGTGGGCCTTGATGTGCTTGCGCAGGGAGCTGGGGTCCGTGTAGCGCTTGTGGCAGCCAGGCATCTTGCAGTAGTAGGGCTTGTCCACGTAGTGTGTGCGCGTATGCTTGAAGCGGTCACTGGAATTGGAGTAGCGCTTGTTGCAGCCTTCGTAGGGGCACAGGTAGGGCTTCTCCCCTggaggcaagagggagggagggcagaggggAGCATTGAAAAGTGGGGAAACAAGGGTCTTGGAGGGTGTTATCGGCCTCAACGGGCCTTCTCTAATGTATTAGGATGAACAGAGAGCTGCCCACCCTAGGTCTTTATGGAGTAATTCCAAGCAGATGGGAGACTAATCTTTTGCCTTTggcacccataataataataataataataataataataataataatataataataacacacacacacacacatataaatattataataacaatatataatataaattataaaaacataaaaataataaacaatttaaatgcATCTATTAATGCTTTATGGAGCCATCCCATGAAGATGGGAGACTAATATTTTGCCTCTGGCACCCATACTAATAACAACATATAGTAATAACATATATACAAGTGTGTGCGTGCATATGTatattatttagtatttattgttgttataatatattcataaaataacaatatataataaataaataaaaataataaaattattaaacaCATCTATTAATCCTTTATGGAGCCATTCTATGCTGATGGGATACTAATCTTTTGCCTTTggcacccataataataataaattatatatatatatatatgaatgaataaaacatatatatatatacatacatacacacacacacacacacacacacatatatatacatgtatgtgtgtgtatatatatatatacatacacgtgtgtgtatatttatatatatatgtgtgtgtgcgtgtgtgtgtataaataataaaatcgtTAAACACATCTATTAATGctttatcagtggttctcaacctggggtcccctgatgtttttggcctacaactcccagaaatcccagccagtttagcagctgttaagatttctgggagttgaaggccaaaaaccatTGCTTTATGAAGCCATTCCATGCATATGGGACGCCTTTggaacccataataataataataataataataataataataataacaacaacaacaacaacaacaacaacaaaacaacatatatgtgtgtgcatgtttacatgtatattattattattattattattattattaatatattattatataaataaaaataatgaaaccattaaacacatatattaaactGCTTCAAACACAGCCTCCTCCTGGCTCAGTCTTACAGACTGCCATCTTGAACAGCCTGcttgaaaagaaaggttttagccTTTTATCTCTTCCGATCCTAGTCAGGATAACATTCCTCTCTGCATTGCCAGCAAATGCCTAGTTTCCCTATTCTTGCCCCCTCCATCCTATCTCCACATCTGAAAGGACGTTGTGCTCCTTCACAGCCAATTTGTTGCCCCTTATTGATGCCAGTCCCTTCTCTGCCAGGATGACAACATGGGCACCAAATGCCCCCTACCAAAAAGGGTGGAGTGCTGGCAGTATCATCCattttcccccaccccaccccactgcCCTGCCGCTGAGACTCACCTGTGTGTGAACGGTTATGGATCTTCAGGTTCTCGAGGCGGGAGAAGCTCTTGTTGCAGGTGGGGCAGCGGTGAGGCttctcattggtgtgggtccggATGTGGATCAGCATCTTGTACCTGCAGGAAGGAAGTCCATGGGGAGGGTAAGGAAATAGATCACAGGTGGTCCTGGGGTCGAACATTGTGCCGTCCCCACCTGCTGGCCCCATACCTGGCGTTGAAGCCCCTTCCATGGCGGGCGCATCCCTCCCAGTGGCAGCAGTACCCCGTGTCCTTCTCGGGCTTGACATGGAAATCGTTGACATGGTCCACCAGGTCTTGCAGGAGGTCAAAGGGCCGGTGGCACTGCAGGGACAAGAGAAGGGTCAGTGGAGGGGTGCATCTCCCCATCCCCCCCAATAGGGGCACACCTCTGGGGCCCCGCTCACCTTGGACCACTGACAGACCAGCTGCTGCTTCTGCAGAGGGAGCTCCGGAGAGAGGCGCTTCTCCTTGGGGGCCCCCAGGAAGGCCGAGGCAGGCAAGGGCAGCCCCCCTGCGTTCAGGGGCAGGAAGAACTGGAAGGAGCTCTGCAGGGCCTCAATGTAGCGCAGTGAAGGCAGGtcctggatttgggggggggggggggcagcaccgCAAAATCAGATAATGGAgtctaataatattttttatttatttttgattgTTAAACTCCTCCCAACTACACAACCCATCACCCAGACGATGTATTtcctctatatcaggcatgggcccccctccaggtgttttggacttcaactcccatcattcctaacagcctcgggccctttccttttccccctcagccgcttaagcggctgaggggggaaaaggaaggggcccgaggctgttaggaatgatgggagttgaagtccaaaacatctggagggagggcccaagttggcccatgcctgggctagtgGACTCACCcgcaaagaagagaaggaggaggatccTGCGGGGGTCTCTGGGGGTGGCGAGAGGCGGAGGTCAATGGTCGGCGGCTGCGAGGGGCAGGGGGCTTCCCTCTTGTCCTGGGGGCACCGGGGCCGCGGCGGAAGGCCTGTGGGGCAGAAAGGGGCAAGGGTCTGTGAACCAaggatcctagagctggaagacatACAGCTTAGAGGTcaaccccccttctgccaggcagaaaggcacctccaaatccctcccaacagatggccatctgttttctgctttaaaaccctacttagaaggagactccactgggctccaaatcccagaattagaagggacccccaaagatcatccattccaaccctcttctgccgtTAGGCAGCACGGCACCATTAAAATCCTCCCAACAGAGGACCATCCAGCCTCAGATTGAAAACGGCTGAGGGGGAACaggaaagggcccaaggctgttagaaatggtgagagttgaagtccaaaacacgcaGAAgtagggcctaagtttgcccattcccGATCTATACTGtacaactgccatggttcaatgttatgcaTGCTTGGgagttggtgaggcaccagcactctttcgctgaccttgtaaaactacaattcccaagattccatagcattgagccatggcagttaaagacaGCCCAAAATTGTAAGGGCTAAAACTTTTTCTCCAATCCTCAGAGTGAGTAGGGCAAAAGCATTGCGTTGAAAAGTGTGGGCTCGCACAGATCCCACTGACTCACCACCATTGGgggagcagggggagggggggctggcaATGGgggtcccttcctcctcctcttcttcttcttcctcctcctccgaggCCCGGGGGTCCAGGCGCTTGGGGCCAACGGGGGCCCAGCCGCCCTTCTCCCGGAGCCTGGAGATGCTCAACTTGAGGTCCAGGGGTTCGTCCAGGGAATGCATGGCGAGGGGTCAAACCCTTCTTGTCAGGGAGGCAGAGCTTCAACCTGCAGGAaagagaatagaatagaataactttattgtcattgtacgtGGTACAACGAAATTAAATGACATTCTCAATTACATTATATATGCAGAATTACAAAACAAACATCCATCCTTCTACAGTACATTCTATGatggttatctggaaagtaaggttacaaggtatGGAgatctcatggggaattttcgtgGGAAAAGTTGGTATCATTGTCGTGTAGCGAGAAGCCAGCCGAAGAGAATGAGCAGTGTcggtcgtcagtagctcatcaactggtgttgcAGTGAAGGTCAGAGATGAGCAtgctcattccgtttcccttctgtctgtctccttcatgacaatgcacatccgcacaccactcatgcaacggCAAATTTTCTCagaggaagttggtatcactgccgtgtagcaggaagccagtggaagtgaacgatcactgccagtcatcagtaggTCATCCACTGGTGTGGTGGTGAAGGTCAgaaatgagcatcctcattccgtttccctccaagtactAAGTTCACGCTGTAATACGCTACCAAAATGCTAAGGGCATACACACCACTCCGATTCATtgcgaaatcatttcagtttatggagaggatgtaatgtcaagacagcatgtgacaaaatgggtatggaatagattgtgagaccacgaagaaacttggcagagccatccaaaacaaactttgtgggatgctgacagcaggagtctgcctccttcatgacaatgtgcgtcCGGACACTGCTCATGctacacaagagttgttgacttcatttgatttgggatgttttaagccacccctctcacagcctccATCTCACACTCAGTGACTTATTATCTGTTCGccaaattgaaggaacacctgggtggaaaacactctTCCGACAACGAGGAGGTGATAAtggaagtgacaaactggctgaataAGGTGGagggaaaaataattttatgtggaaaaatagtgtaatacctatgctacaatccatgtaagttttattaaaatatattctttatttgtattttaaagaatcttgtaaccttactttctggataatccTCATAATCACTATTGCACAGCCCCTAATGCAGTGTTTCCCATTTTGGAGGTcaggacccccgggggggggggggtcacaagggggtgtcagaggggtcaccaaagaccaccagaaaacacagtatatatattcatgggggttctgtgtgggaagtttggcccaattatatcgttggtggttcagaatgctctttgattgtaggtgaactatacattccagcaactacaactcccaaatatcaatgtcattttttccccaaactctatcggttttcacatttgggcatattgagtatttctgccaagtttggtccagatctatcattgtttgactccacagtgctctctgaatgtaggtgaactacaactccaaaacaaggtcaatgcccaccagacgtttccagtattttctgttggtcatgggagttctgtgtgccaagtttagttcaattccattgttggtggagttcagaatgctctttgattgtaagtgaactataaatcccagcaactacaactcccaaatgacaaaatcaatccctcccaatcccacagtactcaaatttgggcgtaccgggtgtttgtgccaagtccagtgaatggaaacgcatcctgcatatcagatatttacactacgattcataacagtagcaaaatgacagctatgaagtagcaacgaaaataatgaatgaatgactATCTAGGGTGAGCTGGATCACTAAAAATAGTCTGAGCTTCCTTAAGGCAGCAGGAATTATAAAGTTCTTGCAAAGAGGGAAGAAAGCAGACAATAATTCTCGGTCATAGTGGTAAGTAGTCCTCTGGAGTGCCTTCCTTTTCTGCCACTGTGCAATTAGCAAACCATATGCAGATGCAATAGGTTAGAACACTCAATCGCACagcagtagaaagtcaccagcagtttttcattcaattGTTGGTTTCTTAAAGGTCTCAGATAATacagtctctgctgggccctcttaaGCAATGCTGCAATATGAACACTggcgacaatccatactttgctttttaacacgattgtgaggtcaggagttattattgctgcaattaataATGTAGACACCTTATCTTCTCtccccaccccactccccaattCTCTCTTCATAGTGTTTCAGCtcttctttttataccctccctgctcCCCCCACATCCCAACAGACTCAAACTTATGAgtcaataatatgtttcatgcttatgccTATAtgagcatgaaacatattatgcctatatttgatgtttttatagttttaatggttcttatctacagttatatgttaatgatttagatatgtgatatttttacaTATATGCAAGGCATCAAATTTggcatttattatgttgtaaaccgtgttgagtccccccagggtgagaaaagcggtatacaaatgcagataataataataataataataataataataataataataataatagacagccagttctctcacacccaaagctacttggagtttctcaagtcactcctgacatggaaataataataataataataataataataataataataattattattattattattagctgtcccctgccacgctttgctgtggcccaatctgtgtatatgtgctttgtgtgtgtatatatatgtgtgtatatatgtgtgtgtgtggttttgtatgtgtgttgcaatgtgttttttggtttttaaaaatatcttctgttgtgttttcagtatttttatgagtgatggacacttgttggcctgataagtgtccaattttggtgtcaattcatccggtgctttttgagttatgttaatccaacaaacgaacattacatttttatttatatagactaactgtctcctgccacacattgctgtggcccagtatattcactgtgttttgtgtgtgtgtgtatatttgtgtatatgtgtgtgtggttttgtgcatgcgttgtaatatttttttgttttttgggtttttaagtctcttctgctgtgtttttcaatgtttttatgagtgatggtcactcgttggcctgataggtgtattgtgtccaaatttggtgtcaatttgtccagtggttttagagttatgttaatcccacaaacaaacattacatttttatttatatagagtagccatcccctgccacgcattgctgtggcccacatggggattctgtgtgggaggt
The sequence above is a segment of the Anolis sagrei isolate rAnoSag1 chromosome Y, rAnoSag1.mat, whole genome shotgun sequence genome. Coding sequences within it:
- the LOC132782061 gene encoding mitochondrial import inner membrane translocase subunit TIM16-like isoform X3; this translates as MVTSGRGPGTDMAKYLAQIVLVGLQVVGRAFARALRQEFAASQAAANARGQAGPRSSSATASSLSGISLQEAQQILNISRLSPEEIQKNYEHLFKVNDKSVGGSFYLQSKVVRAKERLDEELRIQSQGEQEPQHKAET
- the LOC137095248 gene encoding zinc finger protein GLIS2-like; this translates as MHSLDEPLDLKLSISRLREKGGWAPVGPKRLDPRASEEEEEEEEEEEGTPIASPPSPCSPNGGLPPRPRCPQDKREAPCPSQPPTIDLRLSPPPETPAGSSSFSSLRDLPSLRYIEALQSSFQFFLPLNAGGLPLPASAFLGAPKEKRLSPELPLQKQQLVCQWSKCHRPFDLLQDLVDHVNDFHVKPEKDTGYCCHWEGCARHGRGFNARYKMLIHIRTHTNEKPHRCPTCNKSFSRLENLKIHNRSHTGEKPYLCPYEGCNKRYSNSSDRFKHTRTHYVDKPYYCKMPGCHKRYTDPSSLRKHIKAHGHHISQEQQQEMLQAQGGPSAIIATSAASKGGSLAGDGPFASAQLLLPGLFGGPGLSGLPLGPPGGPLDLSALACAGLGSTAGIAGLPSPVLAPLNLAKSPLLSAPFASGGLGLPLVSLLAGASIAKAERCSHGNGARLLKGGGSGGIVRGSCKGLLERTDLARLRAGSPMPEEGLPLLPGGALDLSTGVNSGGNRNGNSGGEALPPGWVVIPTGSVLLKQAVN